The Tripterygium wilfordii isolate XIE 37 chromosome 21, ASM1340144v1, whole genome shotgun sequence genome segment CaaccactataaatcactgTTGGCATTTCTTTCCTACACTTTTACAGctttctttattgttttgattatttacttgtcCTATGAAATTTTTCTTGATtgtcaaatattattttttgaagtgACACGATTGATATTATATTACTTTGCATCTTGAGCTTTGTTTGTATGCGCATGTATTCTTAATATACTTATATACTCTTGTCACAAAGTTGTACCTGATTGACATAGCTATACTTCATAAATTGTGATTCTGGTAGTGAAATATACATACTCAAAATCTGGTTTTAAGTGTATTACTTGATTGTTTCATTAACTCGATAAATCGTTTACTTCTATTCTTATACATATATTGACTTAAGTATTACATCTTTTACTCTGTGCTATATATCAAATCTGATTGTGTGTATTAAATTATCCTTGGTGCTTGGAATTTATATCTTTGTATCATTTGTGCTTCGGTCAGTTTGTTtgaattaagttttgaaatCTGCTTGAATTGTATTAGGTTATACTATTAGAGACGAAACTCTGTGTGTTGAGCTTTGCATTGACGATTTTGTGAAAGAGGATTCTCAATAGAAATTTGGAGACACAATTCACCTTTCTCTCTTGTGTGACCTAGGTCTTTCAACGACAAACCTTCAAAACAATCTActataatgaaataaatattacaAAGGATTTACTCAGCCTCATTTAACATTTTGTACATCCTAGATTCAACGTATGCTTCGACACAACAATAATCCATTCTTGCTGTACTTAAGAATCCACCAAGGATTTTGCACGAGACGGTCTTGCTGGTAGTCCACCTAGCTCAAACCAACCTTTATAGGGGTGACCGTCAGAGATTCTGGAGTCCACCCATCAATTTAACAAGTATTTTGGTGTTTTTCACTCACACTCAaacattctctcactcatttaTACATTTGATCTAACACTCAAGAATATGAGAGAGTACAATATGAAACAGAAACATAAAACTCAATCGATGATCTTGTATGTTTCCTTAATAGCTTTGATATCGTCTTCATGAGAGACATGGTATTTATACAAAAGCTTATTTTCCAGAGATAAGATCATTGAGAAAATAAATGTGGTTATCAATAAGTCAATCTCATCAATACCATATTTGGTTAATCTCTTGGTAAACAACCATTCACCAAATACATAAGAGATGAGCTTTATCTGAGATAAAGATGACCATCAATAGGAGATTAAACTAAATAGAAACACAACCTGACTTATTGACTTACATGCCCTAAGCCAATAATTATCCATATGATAATTTAGACCACACATAATTGATAACACAATCATATCTCATAGATAAGATGAATGTAGAATGACAtgatgataattaaattcatcttATCAGTTGGTTCgttaaatctcatgatgatgatatcattgattttatttttttctagttATCAAATACCAAATGATAAATATATCTATCTGAGATAAATCCATTTATCCTTTGGTGAGATAATAATGACAAACCTATAAATAAGAgataagaagatgaagatgaaaacaATATGATCATGATTAAATATATCTCATCAATTAGTTTGCTAAATCTCTTAAATGGATATTTATGTATATTCAGTCATTCAACAAACCTAACCCTTATCACAACAAACATATGTTTCATGATTTATTTAAATGACTAAGGGAAGATCTATCTGATTCATCCACACAAGATAATTTAGACACTGTTACTTCCCTGCACAACAATGTTAGACAAAATCTGATTGACCATGCAAATGTCATAAACACTaggattaaaaatcctacaaGCATACGCCGCAAAGATCAACCAAACTGAACCAAACACTTGATCCACCTAACCAAATGTGCTAGACAAAAAAACACCAATGGAAGCCACAAAAGCCTCAACCATCAATCAAGAAGAAATCCATGAAGAAAATACACAGGAAGGTTGATTTGAGACAAATCTATCATAACACTACTACAGGATATCATAAGGGCGGGGACACATAAGGGGACAAAATAGTAATCGTAATTTCAGAAATTAACAAACAGCAAATATTAAACATTTTAAatcccacaaaacccataagcAAATGTTGAAAGATTGGATTGAGTGAATCAAACACAATTTTCTTCAAGATATTTCATATATAATGATATCTGAAGAGTAAATAGTGAAAAATCAAGTAGCTGAAGAGAAAAAAGAGGTGTTGGCTTTGTGGAAGGATCTTGTTCCAGGGAAACAATGAGAACGAGAAGGAAAGGTTAATGAAACAAACTATGGCAAACATAGATACTGAAACAAACTAGATGGTCATAGGAAAGCAACATATTTTACCAAAGTCCCCTCGCCTTTGACCATACCATCATTAGTCAAGAGTTTAACAGTCGTAATCTCATTACAAGCAAATATGGGAGAGTTTGCATGTGAACTTGTAAGTACTACAATCGCCAAGGTGAAAGGAATCATCAGAGGAGCTTCCTTGAGCTCTCTGGTTATTATATCCTGGATAATCATCTTTGTTAAAAGGCACGACTTCATGGAGAACCAGCCCTATCTTCTCTGCTTTCTTAACTAAATCCCATTTGTTGTAGGGATCACCCTCCTTGTGCGATATATGAATCTCCCCTGTATTCTCCCTTAGCAGAACCTTTGCATTCTTCAAGAAACCCTTTATCAGTCTCTTGTTCAACCTATTCAGACCCCATCAAAAATCAACATTCAAAGTAGACCCAAATTGACATATATGAAAACCCAGAAGCCgtttattgaaagaaaaaattaatggaACTTGATTGAAGCAATGGAGATTAGGAACGGGAAATTACTGGATCTGGCAGTAACTATCCTCTCGAAAGAGAAAGCCCACATGGGGGAAGTTGTAGACAATCCAATCAAACCTCTGAGTCTTGAGGAAGTAATGGTGGCCCATTTGCTTTGCATCAACTCCATAGAGAACCAAGCATCCTCTCTCTTCTAGCTCCCTAACATTCTTCACTCCATTACTGTACTTGCTCGTTATGTTTTCTGCATTATTTCATGAAAAAAAGGTAGTAGTTTATTTTATAATCTGAGAAAACAAACAGAAGTTGGGTTAGGAGAAACCTTGGCTATCAAGCGAGGAGGCAACCATGTTGAGGGCGGAACCAAACTCTCTGGCCAGGcaaagagagaaggagaagtcTCCCTCTCCAACCAAGAGTATTCTGTGCTTTGATGAGTAGTGGGTTTTCCATTTCTCCACCAGTCCTCTCTCATAATCGTTTTCATCACTGTctccttcttctacttcttcttcttcttcttcttgtgacGATGATTCAATTTCCTCACGTTCTTCCTTTCCCATTTCGATCTCTGTTTCACTCAATTTTTTCATCTTTCTTAACATCTAAGGAAAAGGAGCAGACTTTCATCTGCTCGGCCAATCAACAATGAAgcactttacttttcttttaacCGGACAAATGAGTGCCATTTCGGTGTCCTAAACAACACATTTTTTTGGGCCTCAACTGAAAGTTTAGGCAGCATCTTCTAAAGGAAAGCTTTAGTTACACCATAATTTTTACTACATATATCTCCTATTAAGCGTATTCTTGAAAATTCTTAAATATTTATACACCAAACATAAAATTCAAGACATTTTATAAATGCAACCCTAAATCGGATATGTTGTCGCTGGCCTTGTCATTGTCCGTTGGGGTGATTCTTGACTTGAACTCTATCAAGAAACTCCGGCTCGTAATTATCCCAGAGTTGGTCTTCGAGACCAGGTTGTCCAAAAATGACTTGTTTGAGGGGTTTAGTGTATATACGTCATTGAAATATACCCCCTTTTTACAATTAGGAcacccaaagaaaaaagttttaaaatggGTCACTCATTGTTCCAATTTTAGGCAATTAGGTCATGAGGATCCAATTCCGATCAATTAGTCACCGGAATTTGCTGACATGTCACAAATTGGTCGAAATatcatataaaattaaaataaaaaatgccatGTGGAATTAAAAATGATgtaaaagtaaaattaaaaataaaaataaaaatgtaacgtggaatatatcaacaaaaaacaaaaataaaaaataaaattatcctCTCCCTTCAGCCCCTCCCAGCCGCCCCCACCCACTCCATTCTACCCTcctctccacctccaccacctaCAAACCCTACAATTATTTCTCTACCAGAAGAGGCAAAGAACCAAGGAGAATCAGGGAAGGGTATGGGTGACCCATTGTCACCACCCCTCCTCCACCTCCCCTTTCCACATCACCATGGTCCAGATCTGGACCGTAACCATACCTCGAGACCTCCGATTGTTGAGGTCTTGTCAAGCAATCACGAATGGACTTGACCTAAAGGTTTCATTAAGGTTATATGTTTTCCCATATGCTAAGTGTTTTTGTTTTGCTGGATGGGTTGTtgttcttcttctacttcttttgGAGTTGGGGTTCTTCGGTGGTTTTGTGGGTTCTATAGGTTAGAAGCCTTTCTTTTGACTTTAGGCTTGtggttttgttttttctaaCCTTGTGTTTGTGGTCTATGGTCTAGACTCTAGATTAGTCGTCTGCTCGCATAATTGGTTTTTTGGAAGTTCTGATCTGGGTTTGACTGGAGCTTGGGAAGAACCCAAACAATCATCtgtaaatttcaatttttttgtttttttttcattttcttaattgaTGTTGGAGCTCAGTAAGAATCGTTCTCTCTTTGATTCAAGAAGGTGACTCTAAGCTTGGCCATTTAAAgtatttattcaattttttttcccagaatGGCATGTATGTGCCACATCATTAAAAATCCATGTCATCGCCTCAACAATGGCAATTATCTTACATGTCAGCAAATTCTGGTAATCAATTGACCAGAATTGTACGAGAATGCCCTAATTGcttaaatttagaacattaagtgactcaatttgaaacttttttctttgagtgacctaattgTAAACGGggatatctttcagtgacctatatgcactaaacccttGTTTGAGATCAAACTCGGGTCGTCCAAAAATGACTTGTACAAGATCAAAATGGGTGGAATGGAAGCGCCTTGCCACGAGGAATGTAAAGATGATGTCGGTTTCCTCCAACAATGGTCAAATTATCTGAATCAGACGATTTTCCTCGCGGTGGCCACAGACTTTCAAACATGATTTTGATGGTTACGGTGGACAAAACTCTTCGGCGTTGGTCATGCTTAGTTCTTGGTGGTTTGGGCTTCAATTTGGTGGTAGTGGTTACCGGATTGGCACTCGAACGACGGCGACACCATGATCGGCAGTGGGTGTACTCGtgaggaagaaaaaagagatgGTGAGAGGTGGGGTGTAAAGAGTATATGTCTAAAAAAACGCAAAGTCAACATAAGTCGGGGTATGGTTAGTAAAgtttggggtgtgactaaaactCCCCTCTTCtcaaatatgtttttcttttagagAGCCCACAACATAATCAGTCCAACTTAAAGTCTAAAAAAATGTCAGCAAATATGTTAAGGTACTTGTTGGTTATCTATTGCTCTGGACATGAGATCTCATAGTTTCGGCATTGGGGATCAGGAGTATTGTGGTTGTAGATTATGAATTTACAAATTCTGGCCTCTGTACCAAACAGACTGCGTatagttagagaacacaaaacTGTTGGCTCGAGGTTTGCCTTCCGGGAGAAAGGACTAAAAATTCGTGTAGTGTCAACATTGAAAAAACCAAGAAACATAATACTATCACCGAAATGAAATGACTTCTATTGAATGGAAATGAAAGGGATACATCTTGCTTTTTTGAAGCTAAAATAAAGACATAACCGCAGGGACTTTggaaaggaaaacacaaatcTAAATCTAGTTGGCCggagccatgcctaagaaagcaataaaggatTAAAGACGCTGGGTCTGTATTTGACGCGGGATGTTT includes the following:
- the LOC119990060 gene encoding uncharacterized protein At4g26485-like produces the protein MLRKMKKLSETEIEMGKEEREEIESSSQEEEEEEVEEGDSDENDYERGLVEKWKTHYSSKHRILLVGEGDFSFSLCLAREFGSALNMVASSLDSQENITSKYSNGVKNVRELEERGCLVLYGVDAKQMGHHYFLKTQRFDWIVYNFPHVGFLFREDSYCQIQLNKRLIKGFLKNAKVLLRENTGEIHISHKEGDPYNKWDLVKKAEKIGLVLHEVVPFNKDDYPGYNNQRAQGSSSDDSFHLGDCSTYKFTCKLSHICL